In Pleurocapsa sp. PCC 7319, the following are encoded in one genomic region:
- a CDS encoding transposase, whose translation MQQFIPLELFSYFLVFQCHFSKPNFVYFQAYLWGLLLARGRQTMNNIAHCCFWVERSLSSWERFLSENLWDLNAIGKTLVILLRQKLEAQLQVHGGYLAGLDTLLIPKNGQKMSGIQLWKDHSGNADRGERLTGHH comes from the coding sequence ATGCAACAGTTTATTCCTCTGGAATTGTTCAGCTATTTTCTGGTTTTTCAGTGTCATTTCTCAAAGCCAAATTTTGTCTATTTCCAAGCCTATTTATGGGGACTGTTGCTAGCCAGAGGTCGCCAAACAATGAACAATATTGCTCACTGTTGTTTCTGGGTTGAACGGTCTCTATCGAGTTGGGAACGTTTTCTCTCTGAGAATCTGTGGGATCTTAATGCCATTGGAAAAACTTTAGTCATTCTGCTGCGGCAAAAGCTAGAAGCTCAACTTCAAGTTCATGGGGGATATCTGGCTGGGCTAGATACCTTATTAATTCCGAAAAATGGCCAGAAAATGTCAGGAATTCAACTCTGGAAAGATCATAGTGGCAATGCAGATAGGGGCGAAAGACTCACAGGGCATCATTAG
- a CDS encoding FAD-dependent oxidoreductase, which translates to MVITTNVENYPGFINGILGPKLMRCFEAQAARFETELRLGTITTVDFSQRPFHLTVDREKSLFADTVIIATGAEPRYLGLKNEQQLLGRGISFCATCDGFFFQSLPAAGSGCMAAIDAERWLQTQNRTTVFQVQDLRLARK; encoded by the coding sequence TTGGTCATCACAACGAATGTGGAGAACTATCCAGGCTTTATCAATGGAATTCTGGGACCAAAGCTGATGCGATGTTTTGAGGCCCAAGCAGCTCGATTTGAAACTGAGCTAAGGTTGGGGACGATTACCACAGTGGACTTTTCACAACGGCCATTTCATCTGACCGTAGATCGGGAAAAGTCTTTGTTTGCCGATACCGTAATTATTGCCACTGGGGCTGAACCACGATACTTGGGATTGAAAAATGAACAACAGCTATTAGGGCGAGGCATATCATTCTGTGCTACCTGTGACGGATTTTTCTTCCAGTCGTTACCAGCTGCTGGTAGTGGTTGTATGGCAGCGATAGATGCCGAACGTTGGCTACAGACTCAGAATCGAACTACAGTCTTCCAAGTTCAAGATCTGAGACTGGCTCGCAAATAA
- a CDS encoding IS66 family transposase — protein sequence MNQEPELNELEKLNQLSKKELVKLILSQQEIIEQLKIEIEKLKISRSLDSKISSKPPSSDLLKKPERKEKSSSQKPKKSPGGQLGHQGKTRKGFGRVDRCEVLKAEKCLSCGELLASAESIKIETNSAAVLVERPIEIVEYQRHHSLCQCCGEITSPQWSHQIVPGQDLGIKLQGLLGWLGNYGHLPYQKQQELLRELGQIEVGLGTLVASNQRISAAIKPSISELEEWINQNHPTLNIDETPWSVRGLKEWLWVFANPNFCLFRAGDTRSRKEIEDQLGAQYSGIIISDDFSVYNGYPVAAQQKCQAHLRRHCQRLMKTPGIDNGSMGLALTEIADSAFRQHRLWRENNHRQQYLDSTTQLKTQINLALSKWSEKAGYEAGKLLRNLKLKADQWWYFLDHPEISPDNNLAERALRLAVTKRKISGGSRSMTRFQDTANLLSVIQTCRFQGRSVMDFFTQALLATIGVIDRPSLIPQFST from the coding sequence ATGAACCAGGAACCTGAGTTAAACGAACTAGAAAAACTCAACCAGTTGTCAAAAAAGGAACTGGTGAAGCTCATACTGAGTCAACAAGAAATCATCGAGCAGCTAAAAATAGAAATAGAGAAGCTAAAAATAAGCAGAAGCCTAGACAGTAAAATATCGTCAAAGCCTCCATCATCAGATTTACTCAAAAAACCAGAAAGAAAAGAAAAGTCATCGTCTCAAAAACCGAAAAAAAGTCCCGGGGGGCAATTAGGACATCAAGGGAAAACAAGAAAAGGATTTGGGCGAGTAGATCGCTGCGAAGTACTCAAAGCAGAAAAGTGCTTGAGTTGTGGAGAACTGTTAGCCTCAGCAGAATCAATCAAGATTGAAACCAACTCAGCAGCAGTATTAGTAGAAAGACCAATAGAAATAGTTGAGTATCAACGTCATCACTCTCTATGTCAGTGTTGTGGAGAAATAACATCGCCACAATGGTCTCATCAGATTGTACCAGGACAAGACTTGGGAATTAAGTTACAGGGATTACTAGGATGGCTAGGAAACTATGGGCATCTACCCTATCAAAAGCAGCAGGAACTATTGCGGGAGTTAGGTCAAATTGAAGTTGGATTAGGAACTTTAGTTGCCAGTAACCAAAGAATTTCAGCAGCTATTAAGCCCAGCATTAGTGAACTAGAAGAATGGATTAATCAGAATCATCCAACCTTAAATATTGATGAAACACCTTGGTCAGTAAGAGGATTAAAAGAATGGTTGTGGGTGTTTGCTAATCCGAATTTTTGCTTATTTCGAGCGGGGGATACTCGTTCGAGAAAAGAAATAGAAGACCAACTAGGCGCGCAGTATTCGGGAATCATTATCTCCGATGATTTCAGCGTGTACAATGGCTATCCGGTCGCAGCACAACAAAAATGTCAGGCTCACTTACGTCGTCACTGTCAAAGACTCATGAAAACACCAGGAATTGACAATGGATCAATGGGACTAGCTTTGACCGAAATTGCGGATTCTGCTTTTCGACAACATCGATTATGGCGTGAAAATAATCATCGGCAGCAATATCTCGATTCTACTACGCAATTAAAAACTCAAATCAATTTAGCTTTGAGTAAGTGGAGTGAGAAGGCAGGTTATGAAGCTGGTAAATTATTACGGAATTTGAAATTAAAAGCAGACCAATGGTGGTATTTCTTAGACCATCCAGAAATTTCGCCTGATAACAATCTCGCCGAACGTGCTTTAAGATTGGCAGTCACTAAACGAAAAATAAGTGGTGGTTCTCGCAGCATGACACGATTTCAAGATACAGCTAATTTATTGAGTGTGATTCAAACCTGCCGTTTTCAGGGTCGCTCTGTGATGGATTTTTTCACTCAAGCTTTATTGGCAACTATCGGTGTTATCGATCGCCCTTCTTTAATCCCTCAATTTAGTACCTGA
- a CDS encoding DUF1822 family protein, translated as MKITEEIQQKSWQRSQLYSNPTSRCQAHLNDLCWQTFIPWFEEDSDRSNLIQTETSLLDLWQFVNGSVINLGQTKIALIPSETTDIEEFDIPQEWVDIPQWQADYYIAIQVNLDLSDEAWMRVRGYVSYQQLKDRGVYEPSDRSYYISQEYLESDITEILLSPQPVAQTKQELVTTTELSLATADRLLDSRNTVNN; from the coding sequence TTGAAAATAACAGAGGAAATACAGCAGAAATCTTGGCAGCGATCGCAATTGTATTCTAATCCTACCAGTCGATGTCAAGCGCACCTAAACGATCTCTGCTGGCAAACTTTTATCCCTTGGTTTGAAGAAGACAGCGATCGGTCTAATTTAATTCAAACAGAGACATCTTTACTCGATCTTTGGCAATTTGTTAACGGTAGTGTTATTAATTTAGGTCAAACTAAAATAGCATTAATTCCCAGTGAGACGACTGACATTGAAGAGTTTGATATACCTCAAGAATGGGTTGATATTCCTCAGTGGCAAGCAGATTATTATATCGCTATTCAAGTAAATTTAGACCTTTCTGATGAAGCTTGGATGAGAGTCAGAGGATACGTCAGTTATCAACAATTGAAAGATCGAGGAGTATACGAACCAAGCGATCGCTCTTACTATATCAGTCAGGAATATTTAGAGTCAGATATCACAGAGATCTTATTATCTCCACAACCAGTTGCTCAAACCAAACAGGAATTAGTAACGACAACGGAATTATCTTTAGCAACAGCTGATCGGTTGTTAGACTCAAGAAATACGGTTAATAATTAA